One part of the Rutidosis leptorrhynchoides isolate AG116_Rl617_1_P2 chromosome 1, CSIRO_AGI_Rlap_v1, whole genome shotgun sequence genome encodes these proteins:
- the LOC139880236 gene encoding uncharacterized protein, with protein MASLFGCNSGSFPFTYLGLPVGGRMNKLESWNPVLEKFTKRLSDWKARSVSFGGRLTLVKSMLNSLPLYYFSLFRAPPCVVKKLESVRRKCLDDLGISFRNSFLGKIGDGLSTSFWNDLWAGDVILKNRFKRLAHLESNLDASVGSRVLQDGSGQRFNGGWIREPTGRAKGELEDLHRLLSSVTLHPKKADSWCWSMCSTGSFKTKVLSELIDSKLLHASSSSSSGTIRNSLVPKKVEVFVWRILKGRIPVLVELDKRGVDLHSVRCPNCNDDIESISHSFLFCEKVRNVWDNIFDWWDVPRPSSLNLRALLDGNSVHFGSEVARSIWQAVIWSSVYLMWKNRNEKVFKNKSWNVPVAVCEIQVKSFEWVARRCKEKDIDWNSWLHNPYSLAS; from the exons ATGGCTTCCTTGTTTGGATGCAATTCCGGCTCATTCCCTTTCACTTACCTCGGTCTCCCGGTTGGTGGTAGAATGAATAAATTAGAAAGTTGGAATCCGGTGCTAGAGAAGTTCACTAAAAGACTCTCGGATTGGAAGGCACGTTCGGTGTCATTTGGTGGACGTTTGACCCTTGTGAAATCGATGTTGAATAGCCTCCCGTTGTACTATTTCTCACTCTTCCGGGCTCCGCCATGTGTGGTAAAAAAACTTGAGAGCGTAAGAC GGAAGTGTCTCGATGATCTTGGAATCTCCTTTAGGAACTCGTTCCTCGGGAAGATTGGCGATGGACTTTCAACGTCTTTTTGGAATGATCTTTGGGCCGGGGATGTTATACTTAAAAACAGGTTCAAACGTCTTGCTCACTTGGAGTCTAACCTAGATGCTTCAGTGGGATCAAGAGTATTGCAGGATGGATCAGGGCAACGGTTTAATGGGGGTTGGATACGCGAACCAACGGGTCGGGCAAAGGGTGAGTTGGAGGATCTGCATAGGCTGCTGAGTTCGGTCACTCTACATCCAAAAAAGGCAGATTCATGGTGTTGGAGTATGTGTAGCACAGGTTCTTTCAAGACCAAGGTCCTTTCGGAGTTAATCGACTCTAAACTCCTTCATGCGAGTTCTTCTTCCTCTTCGGGCACTATACGCAATTCACTTGTTCCCAAAAAAGTTGAAGTATTCGTTTGGAGAATTTTAAAAGGAAGGATCCCGGTCTTGGTTGAATTAGATAAGAGGGGTGTGGATCTACACTCGGTACGTTGTCCAAATTGCAATGATGATATTGAAAGTATTAGTCACTCCTTCTTATTTTGTGAAAAAGTTCGTAATGTGTGGGATAATATATTCGATTGGTGGGATGTTCCACGTCCCTCATCTCTAAATTTAAGAGCTCTCCTAGATGGGAATTCGGTTCATTTTGGATCAGAGGTGGCTCGAAGCATTTGGCAAGCGGTAATATGGTCGAGCGTGTATCTTATGTGGAAAAATCGTAATGAAAAGGTGTTTAAAAATAAAAGTTGGAACGTGCCGGTCGCGGTTTGCGAAATTCAAGTCAAAAGCTTTGAATGGGTTGCGAGGAGATGCAAGGAAAAAGATATCGATTGGAATAGTTGGTTACATAACCCTTATAGTTTAGCTTCATAA